The window caacaaaaacaatgaagacgacgacgacgatatcgacgacgaggaaattCTGGACACGCACGGCAACGTCCCTTCCGAGCAACTCCGCCAGCGTCTCGAAATGCAGTGGAGGGTCGCCTCGCACGTTCAGGACGACAACTGCGACGTCTACCAACCCCACACCTGCGGGGGAGAACCCTGTCAACTCTGTCGGGGACGAGGCTGGAACGATTGTCGTTTCTGTCACGGAACCAGCGTCTTGTGGTCACGACCATCCCTGGCGACACCACCCACCAGTTGTAAAATATGTCACCAGGGGGTGGAAACCTGTGCCTACTGCAAAGGATCCGGATGGATCGCGTCGTGGACTGATTTGCAAACGTCGTCGCGGTAATACAGACTTGCCGTCGTGAAACGGTATACGTAGGCGCGTTTTTGAAAAAACAAACAACACTTTTCGAGCTCGCAAGCGGGTGTCTACCTCTCGTCACGACGGCAACCCTAAAACGGTTGCTGACCTTAGCCTCCTAGTCCGATAGATGATGCTATTCGTCGCACACGACCGGTGGAAGAATAGTTAGTAAGTTTCTGCAAAAGAATAGTAGTAAGGTGATTACGGTACTCCCATCAACAGTCAACAACTTTGTACACAAGTCTCGGGAAATATCTGGTGCTCAGAAATCGGTAACCGCGGTCTGGTGGATGGCGCGGGCCGTTCCGGAGGCTCGCCGCCGCGAACCGAATCGTCGTTTGTCACTCACGTGCGCAATCCGGCTCCCGAATTGAATCGCTCGCTTGACGGCCGTACTCGCCGCCTCCAGGCCCAACATCTGCGCCGCCAGAACCCGTAGAATGCGTTTATCTCCTTCTCCCGGTGGCCGCTTAAAGTCACACACCACGTCCAAGTCCAACCTCGACAGGAACTGCACAACGGCCGTATCCAAATACGGGAAGCGCGCTTCTCGGCCGGTATCACTCAACACTCGATCATCGCGTCCCAAATTGCGGTACCACAGTCGGGTCAAATCCAAATCCAGCTCCCGACGTAGTTGCTCGTTGCCACCATCCTTCCAAGCCTGGCGGTGACGACCGTAGCCACCCATGAGTTCGTCGGCACCCAAACCAGATAGCAACACACGACAGTCGTCACCCAACGGTACTTTTTTCGCGGAAACGTGCTGGGACTTGCTATCCGTGGATTGCAAAGACGCAAACCATAGAGCCATTCCAATGTTCAAATCCATGGTCGTCGTCTGGGGATGCACCAATTGACGTACGTGTGCTTCGTTGCGGACAATGTCCCCCCACGTCGCCTGTTTGGCCAAAAAGCAGATACGCGCTTGGGGAAACAGGCGTTCCAGCTCCCGGTACGACACCATCGCTGCGCGAGTATCGGCTGCTTGCGGTGGTATTGGTGCGTCGGTACGGCTCGGCAGCGCTGAGGCATCCGTCCGTGCAAAGTCTGTAGCGCCCGGCGCGGCATCTTCTACAAACGAAACATTGCACAAAACGAGTTCGTGGGTGTGTTCATAGCGTTCCAACagaatttccaaagccaaggcGGCCAGCACGACGGAATCCAAGCCACCGGAAAACAAGACAGCCACTCGTGGACCCGTGACACGCCGGCGTACCGCGTCGCGCAATAAAACGTACAACGTGGCGACGGCTGTCTCCAGCTTTGTAGGCTGTGAAGGTAAGGGAGCAAAAGATGTAGCCGTACAAGGTTCCGACGAGAAGGATTGGTCATTGATGCGCCGAGTAGTCCACGCTCTTCGGATATTGTCTTTGTCGTACTCATCCTGCAAGGGTTGGTGGAGTACTTGCGCCGGTGCAACATCCATAGTCTCGCGTTGATGGTAGGACAGCGGGGGCAGACACTGTTTCGTAGCCACGCAGTAGCAATGTACCATTTCCGGTGCGACTTCGGTCCACACTGCCGATTCCGTCCCGTCAGTGACGGAGGACAATTTCCAGGAACGACTGGTCTCGGTAGCGGTCCCGGCAGCCGTGACTGTCGATAGACCGTCTTGTACTAGGAGGGAACGTTTGCCGAAACGATCACGTGCGTAGAATACGGAGTGTGGTGTGACGAGCGTCACGGCAAAATCAGCGTCCACCAAACGTTCCAGGACGCGTGCCAGAGCcatttgttgttggagttgtACGCTGCGTATGGTGGTACCTTCACGGCAGATAGAGACAGTCTGCGTCAATTCCTGACGTATCCAGTCGGCCACGAGCGTAGTGTCGGAATGGTGTGACCCCGATAGGTCGTCAGTGTCCGTTCCGAGTGGCGTTTGGGTGACGACGCGAAAGACTTCCCCGTTCCAGGCCAACACGCAGCTGCCGCAGGAATGCGTCCCGGAATGTTGTTGcccttcttcgtcgtcgtcgacgatgtTGGATACACCAATGTCAATATCTACCGGCTGCGGAACCAAAACATCCCGCATGGAGAGGACCGATGCGTGCAAGGTAACGGTGGCATTGTGGTGGGTGTGCCATATTCGAGTATCGGTGTGATCTGGGCCACGACGAATCAACCAATCCAGATTTGGTACCGAGGAGGGCTCGGACACGGTCGAGCGTAGTTGTACCTTCGATCCGGTTCGCAACGGAGACGTCACACTACCGGTAGCCAAAGCCTCGTCTTTACTACCCACCGTACGACACTCACGAATGCGACCATGCGTCAATCGACCAGGCGTATCATTAATTGTACACGGACAGTGGGATTGTGTGGTCGCGCAGACCGGATCGACGTCTCCGACGTGTCCTGGtctggtggtggtgtggcTCTCGACGGCAAGGTAAATCCCACACATTCGGCTGTCGGACGATTTCTCTCTCCCGCGCGCTGGGAGCTAGCtatacttacagttactgttcgctagctagctagcacATATACTGACTGACTTTTGCGGTTTCCGTCGCGACTACGTGCCGGCATTGCAGTGTGTGAACGTGTTCGTTTTTAGTCTTTTGCGTTCGAATCGACGGACAACTGAACCTTTCCGGGGGGTTTATGAATGTCAGAAACGGGCAAAGCCGTACGCGAGGAGATCCCACCAGAGTATGGAGGCGATCCCAACAATTATGATACTAGCGAGCCAAACAACCAATCCACAACAAGGTCGTCCGTCCCTTGGGAAAGAGCTGCGTCTATTTTTGCGTCGTTGTCAATACGCTACAATGGATGCAGAGATAGTCTGTACCGCTCGTTTGTCCGATGGATTGTGTCAATTCCGTGTGGGCAACGATATCGGACCCGTCGGTGTACACAGATATTGGGTGTTGCACGGACGTACCGCAGCAACCCGAAGGTTTCCACGCCGACTCACGCCCCAAACAACTTACAGCGTTTACACAAGAGGCTATTCTCAAATTCACAGTCGCAACGAATGAGTATTGGTAACACGGCTCTATCCACCTACACAACAAAGCTAACGAAACGTGTAAAACAACCATACCGTATTCTGGTGGTATCGGTGGGAATTGGGTTTGATACATTCGAGACGTGTGCACATTCGACTCGTCCCCTTTGTATAGGTAGCGGTGGTGGGCATTTCGTCTCGGATTTGACTGGGAGGTTTGGTTGTTTTCGTTCCCTTACACACCGCACACGTCTCTACATACACGTGGGTCATCGTCGAGCCTCGTTCCTGTGCTGCAAAGCGCCAGTGCTTGGTATTTCTTCTTCTACTATCGGGCCATGTGGGTCTTCTCCTCCACCTGTCGCTGTGGTGTGCGGCGCGTGATACCGAGCTGGGTCGGTGCGACACGGATGGCTGCTTCTACCGGTGCCATCACGAAGGATACTCCGCCAAACGGTAGAGCAGCCGGAAAGAACGTGTCCGGACCAAAAGTCAACGGGCGCTCCCGATCGGAAACGCCATCGTGGCATCCGGGCACCGCAACCTTTTCATCCTTGTCCGATACGACTGTGACGAGCAAAAGCACAATTGCTACCGGCACGGATGGATCCAGTACCTCCCCACGACTGCCGCATCATTCACAGCCGCTCGGATTTCCCTTGCCGGAAGACGAACACGCCTGTAGTGTTTCCTTACCGACCTGGTCCGCAGTGGTGGGATACGAAGAAGGCGATCCAACCACCGTACAGGCCATGAAATGTGGCTATCCACGATTCGTCTACCATCCCTACGTTCTCCAGCTTATGGAGTACGTGCTGGAAACGCACGGACACCCACACGAGGATTGTCTCGTTTTGCCGAGTGCGAATGCCGCCATTCGTTGCCGATCCTTTCTACAACAAGCGGTAGAGAACAAACCGCCTCGTGTCGACAACGCTCTATTGGAAAAAATCGACGGGTGGCCATCCGGTGGTGGAACCGGGGACTATCGGAATACGGACATTCGTTTGGTACGTGTGGGTGCCGCGGACGTTCACGCCGTCATCTTTCCGGCGGAAACGCTGGCGGGGACTCAAGCCAAGTCCTACTGGCAACATGGTGGAGAAGTTGTATCTTCCCGGCGGGCGGCCCGGTGCTTACACGATCTCGGGGTCGGTTTGCATTCCCGCATCACGGATGGGGCCTGGATCTGCCACGACATGATGCCACAATCCGACACCGCGCCCGACTACTTGCGCCGGCAAATTGCCCGGTGGGCCAAAGTTCCCAGTGCCGATTCGGTCTTCCTGGCGCCTTCCGGTATGGCGAGTATTTACACGGCACTGCGATCCGCGCGGCGTTACCAAATGGAAAAGGGGCCGAACGCCACGGGGGGTACTTCGATCGTGTTTGGCTTTCCGTATCTGGATACCCTCAAGTTGTGTTCGCGTGACGAACTGTGTCCGGGTGGCGTCGAGTTCTTTGGACACGGCGATGCGCAAGATTTAGACAGTCTGGAACGTTTACTGCGAACCAAGGGCAAAAACGCGGTTTGTGCCGTATTTACCGAAGTCCCGTCGAATCCGCTTTTGCAGTGTCCCGATTTGTACCGCCTCCGACAACTCGCGGACGAGTACGACTTTTTACtcgtcgtcgacgatacCATTTCCAATTTTTTGAACATTAACGTGCTCGAATCCGGCTTGGCCGACGTGATTTGTTCCAGTCTGACCAAACTTGTGTCGGGACGTGGTGATGCCATGGCGGGCAGTGTCGTGACGAACCCGCACACGGCTGGAGGACGTTGGATGCAACGGGACTTGGCCCAATACTACGACGAAACCTCGCACGGTGGGCTTTACGAAGGGGATGCCTGTGCCATGGTACAGAACTCGCAGGACTTTGTGTCGCGTAACGCGGTAATTAATGAAACGTCCGAAGCATTGGCCAGTTGGTTTCAGCAGCACGGTGACGTCGAGAAGGTGTACTACCCCAAGCTGGTGTCGACCAGAGATCATTATGAAGCTGTTCGGTCGGGTGGTTACGGTGGACTCATGAGTGTGGTGTTGGAACCACATATGTGCCAACGCACCTTTTACGACGCCTTGAATGTCGCCAAGGGACCCTCCCTAGGCACCAATTTTACGCTCGTCTGCCCCTACACCTTGCTTGCACACTATCACGAACTAGATTTCGCCATGTCCTATAATGTTCAACCCAATCTACTGCGTATTGCGGTTGGCCTGGAACCGCTCGAAGTCTTGCAGGACAAGTTTGAAGAGGCCTTCACGAAAAGTCGACTGCATCCGAAAGTATGTATGGACACCGTGCAGCAAGCCAAACAACAAACGCGATCGTTTTCGACCCAATCTAAAGGTTCATTTGGAACACTGACCCGTCGGGAGAGGAGGGCTAGGTCGATGCCATTGTTGCGATCTTCTATAGCTCTATCTGGTCGGAGGCTGGACTCATTTGCACTGTAATTTGTGTTTTTGGACGACTTTTTTGGTAGCTTGACATTTAGAATTTGTCTAGGAAATCAATTGAGTATAGCCGTTTTACTTTTATTCTGCTGCCGTCCATGTATTCTGGACGCACCATCATCAGCGATACTGTTTCGCAGAGATAGGGGGGCAGCTATCGTCGCGATGCACAACCATCCACACAGCTCTCTATGTCATAAACTCTCCATCTCCCTTGTGGGTCACGCTCTTTATAACCCCGCCACTTTCTTTGAAATCGATCCAGGCCTTGTAGTGCGACTGCGCTTTGTGATGATTAATGGAGTCAGGATTTTTGTAGATTTCGTAAAAGAAAAACTTGTTTTGCGCATCTTGCGAGCGAATCACGTCGAATCTCAAGCATTCTGGTTCCTTGCGTGAACCCTCTGCGTTGGCTTGGATCATAGCCAAGAACTCTCCCATGCGATCGGGCTCAATTTCGGCCTCCACCACAATGCAAAACGGACTTTCAGATGAGGAGGATGCCGCCATACGAGCGCGAGACTTCGGGGCAATAACAGTTTGAACGAATGGCCGCGAAGGAGTAAAAGCCGATAACGCAGAAAAATGAATTGCCCAAAGTAGAATAGAAACTATTGGTGTCAATTTCATCATCGGTATGGACAAGTATGGAGGTAGATGATCTCTTCGAATGGAAAGATTGGCTTGTATCGACTTTGCAGCCTCACTTGTATAGACTCATTTCCTATTTTACTATTTTTTTCGGTACGTCGGCACGACATAAAGATACCCAGGCTTGGTTCAACTTGGGCGAACAGTTCGGATCCGGAGCGATCGCCCCTGTTCTGGTGAAAACGCCAATCGTTTGCAGTCCGACATAATTAGCCTAACTAGAGTGAGAAGAAAACTAACTGTCAAAGTATAAGGTCAAAGGGTAAATGCCTAACGAAACATCACCTATAGTTTATCTACTCATACTTAAAAGAGGGTTCTTGTCCAGTAATATTCATCGCAGCAACAATGTTGCAGAGCTCGGCCATGCGCTTAGAATACCCAGCTAACAAACAATGGAGAGACGAGCAAAGTGTTAGCAAAGTTTCTTGATTCGGGTCCTTCTCTTTACGTTAACGTATGTTTGACATGTAAGTCGTACCTTCATTGTCGTACCACGCATAAATCTTGATCATCGTTTTATCAATCACCTGCGTGGACAAGGCATCTATGATACTACTGCGAGTATCATTGGTATAGTCTGTGGACACGAGAGGCTTGATTTCGAATCCTAAGATACCCTTGAGAGGACCGCTTTCGCTTGCTTTCTTCAGCGCCGCGTTGACTTCTTCGACGGTGACTTCCTTGTTCACTTCAAAAACACAGTCCGTTAGGGACGCATTCAGCAAAGGAacacggacggcaaggcCGTTGAGTTTTCCTTTGAGCTCGGGATAAATTTCAACAATGGCCGTGGCACTACCAGTGCTAGTTGGGCACAAGTTGGTCATTCCCGATCGAGCCCGACGCAGGTCACTCTTTTTCGTATTAGGCATATCCACCAACGTTTGCGTGCTAGAAATGTGCAAAACGATTATATCGTGAGTTTCTTGAGTAAAATTTGACGTAGTCGCCAAAATCATCAGGGCGTGCCAACAAAAAAGGTCTTACCCCGTGACATCGTGAATAGTGGTGATGCAACCGTGCTTGATACCAAAGTTTTCTTGAATGACTTTAACAACTGGCGCCAAGCAATTGGTAGTGCAGGAAGCGTTGGTGACTAGTGTATGATCAGTCGTCAACTTTTGATGATTGCATCCCAGCACGACGTTGAGGGCACCGTCCTCCTTGACGGGGGCGCTGACTACCACTTGCTTGACGCCCATGCCAAAGTACGGTTGAAGGGTCTTTACTGTCAGAAACTTTCCCGTACATTCCATGACCATGTCAACACCCAGACTGGCAAAGTCGATCTTGGTAAAATCTTTCTCTTGACTGAAAGTGACCAATTTTCCGTCGACGGTAAAGGATTGGCTATCCTCGGCGGCCACGACAGATTTGGACCAAGTGCCATGCACTGAATCGTACTGGACGAGATAG is drawn from Phaeodactylum tricornutum CCAP 1055/1 chromosome 25, whole genome shotgun sequence and contains these coding sequences:
- a CDS encoding predicted protein — its product is MPGWDDKSDLETASPESVPSNFVESETNAWLEEKEQQQQSNDDADNNKNNEDDDDDIDDEEILDTHGNVPSEQLRQRLEMQWRVASHVQDDNCDVYQPHTCGGEPCQLCRGRGWNDCRFCHGTSVLWSRPSLATPPTSCKICHQGVETCAYCKGSGWIASWTDLQTSSR
- a CDS encoding predicted protein, whose translation is MRDVLVPQPVDIDIGVSNIVDDDEEGQQHSGTHSCGSCVLAWNGEVFRVVTQTPLGTDTDDLSGSHHSDTTLVADWIRQELTQTVSICREGTTIRSVQLQQQMALARVLERLVDADFAVTLVTPHSVFYARDRFGKRSLLVQDGLSTVTAAGTATETSRSWKLSSVTDGTESAVWTEVAPEMVHCYCVATKQCLPPLSYHQRETMDVAPAQVLHQPLQDEYDKDNIRRAWTTRRINDQSFSSEPCTATSFAPLPSQPTKLETAVATLYVLLRDAVRRRVTGPRVAVLFSGGLDSVVLAALALEILLERYEHTHELVLCNVSFVEDAAPGATDFARTDASALPSRTDAPIPPQAADTRAAMVSYRELERLFPQARICFLAKQATWGDIVRNEAHVRQLVHPQTTTMDLNIGMALWFASLQSTDSKSQHVSAKKVPLGDDCRVLLSGLGADELMGGYGRHRQAWKDGGNEQLRRELDLDLTRLWYRNLGRDDRVLSDTGREARFPYLDTAVVQFLSRLDLDVVCDFKRPPGEGDKRILRVLAAQMLGLEAASTAVKRAIQFGSRIAHVSDKRRFGSRRRASGTARAIHQTAVTDF
- a CDS encoding predicted protein, whose product is MWVFSSTCRCGVRRVIPSWVGATRMAASTGAITKDTPPNGRAAGKNVSGPKVNGRSRSETPSWHPGTATFSSLSDTTVTSKSTIATGTDGSSTSPRLPHHSQPLGFPLPEDEHACSVSLPTWSAVVGYEEGDPTTVQAMKCGYPRFVYHPYVLQLMEYVLETHGHPHEDCLVLPSANAAIRCRSFLQQAVENKPPRVDNALLEKIDGWPSGGGTGDYRNTDIRLVRVGAADVHAVIFPAETLAGTQAKSYWQHGGEVVSSRRAARCLHDLGVGLHSRITDGAWICHDMMPQSDTAPDYLRRQIARWAKVPSADSVFLAPSGMASIYTALRSARRYQMEKGPNATGGTSIVFGFPYLDTLKLCSRDELCPGGVEFFGHGDAQDLDSLERLLRTKGKNAVCAVFTEVPSNPLLQCPDLYRLRQLADEYDFLLVVDDTISNFLNINVLESGLADVICSSLTKLVSGRGDAMAGSVVTNPHTAGGRWMQRDLAQYYDETSHGGLYEGDACAMVQNSQDFVSRNAVINETSEALASWFQQHGDVEKVYYPKLVSTRDHYEAVRSGGYGGLMSVVLEPHMCQRTFYDALNVAKGPSLGTNFTLVCPYTLLAHYHELDFAMSYNVQPNLLRIAVGLEPLEVLQDKFEEAFTKSRLHPKLDI
- a CDS encoding predicted protein — encoded protein: VVEAEIEPDRMGEFLAMIQANAEGSRKEPECLRFDVIRSQDAQNKFFFYEIYKNPDSINHHKAQSHYK
- the GAPDH_3 gene encoding predicted protein (Glyceraldehyde-3-phosphate dehydrogenase (phosphorylating) activity. Active inside the mitochondria.); this encodes MPVKCLVNGFGRIGRLCFRYAWDDPELEIVHVNDVCSCESAAYLVQYDSVHGTWSKSVVAAEDSQSFTVDGKLVTFSQEKDFTKIDFASLGVDMVMECTGKFLTVKTLQPYFGMGVKQVVVSAPVKEDGALNVVLGCNHQKLTTDHTLVTNASCTTNCLAPVVKVIQENFGIKHGCITTIHDVTGTQTLVDMPNTKKSDLRRARSGMTNLCPTSTGSATAIVEIYPELKGKLNGLAVRVPLLNASLTDCVFEVNKEVTVEEVNAALKKASESGPLKGILGFEIKPLVSTDYTNDTRSSIIDALSTQVIDKTMIKIYAWYDNEAGYSKRMAELCNIVAAMNITGQEPSFKYE